CACTATTATAAAATCCTTGCCGAGGTTCTTCCTGATGAGGCTTGTCTCGCCTGGTGAAGCCACCACCCCGTCAAGCCCCGAGTCTTTTCCCAATCTCGCAAGCGTGACGACCTCGTCTTCAATTTTCATATTTATACCGACCTCGCCTATTGAAGACTGGTCCATGCTTGTAAGCACCGTGACTCCCAGGAGTTTCGGCCTCTTCTCCGATTCCCGCGCCGCCTCTACGGCCCTCATCATCATCTCC
This portion of the Candidatus Omnitrophota bacterium genome encodes:
- the pyrF gene encoding orotidine-5'-phosphate decarboxylase; translated protein: EMMMRAVEAARESEKRPKLLGVTVLTSMDQSSIGEVGINMKIEDEVVTLARLGKDSGLDGVVASPGETSLIRKNLGKDFIIVTPGIRPAGAEKDDQKRVMTPADAVRAGADYIVVGRPITETKDPLAAAKKIIKEMES